The segment GCGGCGGCGAGCGGGCGCGCCGGCGGCTGCGCGAGCAGGGCAAGCTGAGCGCCCGCGAACGCATCGACCTGCTGCTCGATCCCGGGTCGCCGCTGCTCGAACTCTCGCCGCTCGCCGGCTGGGAGATGTACGGGGGAGAGGCGCCGGGCGCGGGGCTGGTCACGGGTATCGGCCGCGTGCGCGGGCTCGAGTGCGTGATCGTCGCGAACGACGCGACGGTCAAAGGCGGCACGTACTACCCCGTGACGGTGAAGAAACACCTCCGCGCCCAGCGCATCGCGCGCGAGAACCGGCTGCCCTGCATCTACCTCGTGGACTCGGGCGGCGCGTTCCTGCCGCTTCAGGCGGAGGTCTTTCCCGACCGGGAGCACTTCGGCCGCATCTTCTACCATCAGGCGGTGCTCTCCGCGGAGGGTATCCCGCAGATCGCCGCGGTGCTCGGCTCGTGCACCGCCGGCGGGGCCTACGTCCCGGCGATGGCGGACGAGGCCGTGATCGTCCGCGGCACGGGCACGATCTTCCTCGGCGGGCCGCCGCTCGTGCGCGCGGCGACCGGCGAGGAGGTCTCCGCGGAGGATCTCGGCGGAGCCGACGTCCACGCGCGCCGCAGCGGCGTGGTCGATCACATGGCCGATGACGACGCGCAGGCGATGGAGATCGTGCGCGACATCGCCGGCGCGCTCAACCGCGTGAAGCGGCCCGCGCTGGACCTGACGCCGCCGGAAGACCCCCGCTACGATCCGCGCGAGATCTACGGCCTGCTGCCGCGGGACCTGCGGCGGCAGTTCGACGCGCGCGACGTCATCGCGCGGCTCGTGGACGGCAGCCGCCTCGCGGAGTTCAAGGCGCTGTACGGCACGACCCTCGTCACGGGCTTCGCGCGCATCCACGGCATCCCGGTCGGCGTCGTCGCCAACAACGGCGTGCTGTTCGTCGAGAGCGCGGAGAAGGGCGCGCACTTCATCGAGCTCTGCGGCCAGCGCCGAATCCCGCTCGTGTTCCTGCAGAACATCACGGGGTTCATCGTCGGCCGCCAGTACGAGGCGGCCGGCATCGCGCGGGCCGGCGCGAAGATGGTGCACGCGGTCGCGACCTGCGGCGTACCGCGCCTCACCGTGATCATCGGCGGGTCGTACGGGGCCGGCAACTACGCGATGTGCGGCCGGGCCTACGATCCGCGGTTCCTCTGGATGTGGCCGAACGCGCGCGTTTCCGTGATGGGCGGCGAGCAGGCCGCGACGGTGCTCCTGACCGTGAAGCGCGACCAGCGGCGGCGGGAGGGCCGGACGCTGTCTCCGGAGGAAGAGCAGGCGCTCGTCGAGCCCATCCTCGCCAAGTACGAGACGGAAGGGGATCCGTACTACA is part of the bacterium genome and harbors:
- a CDS encoding carboxyl transferase domain-containing protein, which encodes MGVLESHVDVGSPEFRTNREHHEGLARLLAERLALVRAGGGERARRRLREQGKLSARERIDLLLDPGSPLLELSPLAGWEMYGGEAPGAGLVTGIGRVRGLECVIVANDATVKGGTYYPVTVKKHLRAQRIARENRLPCIYLVDSGGAFLPLQAEVFPDREHFGRIFYHQAVLSAEGIPQIAAVLGSCTAGGAYVPAMADEAVIVRGTGTIFLGGPPLVRAATGEEVSAEDLGGADVHARRSGVVDHMADDDAQAMEIVRDIAGALNRVKRPALDLTPPEDPRYDPREIYGLLPRDLRRQFDARDVIARLVDGSRLAEFKALYGTTLVTGFARIHGIPVGVVANNGVLFVESAEKGAHFIELCGQRRIPLVFLQNITGFIVGRQYEAAGIARAGAKMVHAVATCGVPRLTVIIGGSYGAGNYAMCGRAYDPRFLWMWPNARVSVMGGEQAATVLLTVKRDQRRREGRTLSPEEEQALVEPILAKYETEGDPYYSTARLWDDGIIDPPDTRTVLALALSAVLNAPVEGMRPGVFRM